In Pseudomonas fluorescens, the following are encoded in one genomic region:
- the rlmB gene encoding 23S rRNA (guanosine(2251)-2'-O)-methyltransferase RlmB, whose product MSQLEKIYGVHAVEALLRHHPKRVKQIWLAEGRNDPRVQTLIELANENRVQVGQAERREMDAWVEGVHQGVVADVSPSQVWGEAMLDELLDRTDGAPLLLVLDGVTDPHNLGACLRSADAAGALAVIVPKDKSATLTPVVRKIACGAAEVIPLVAVTNLARTLEKLQQRGLWVVGTAGEAEVSLYDQDLTGPTILIMGAEGKGMRRLTREHCDYLVNLPMAGSVSSLNVSVATGVCLFEAQRQRSVKAKAAAKKS is encoded by the coding sequence CAAGCAGATCTGGTTGGCCGAAGGTCGCAATGACCCTCGGGTCCAGACGCTGATCGAGCTGGCCAACGAAAACCGGGTCCAGGTCGGCCAGGCCGAGCGCCGCGAAATGGACGCCTGGGTTGAAGGCGTGCACCAGGGTGTGGTCGCGGACGTGAGTCCGAGCCAGGTCTGGGGCGAGGCGATGCTCGACGAGCTGCTCGATCGCACCGACGGCGCGCCGTTGTTGCTGGTGCTCGATGGCGTGACCGATCCGCACAACCTCGGCGCCTGCCTGCGTTCCGCCGATGCGGCGGGTGCGCTAGCAGTGATCGTGCCGAAGGACAAGTCAGCGACCCTGACTCCGGTTGTACGAAAAATCGCCTGCGGTGCGGCGGAAGTGATTCCGCTGGTTGCCGTGACCAACCTGGCGCGCACCTTGGAGAAACTCCAGCAGCGCGGCTTGTGGGTTGTCGGTACGGCCGGTGAAGCTGAGGTCAGCCTGTATGACCAGGACCTGACCGGCCCGACCATCCTGATCATGGGCGCCGAAGGCAAGGGCATGCGTCGCCTGACCCGCGAGCATTGCGACTACCTGGTGAACCTGCCGATGGCCGGTAGCGTCAGCAGTCTCAACGTTTCCGTAGCGACGGGTGTATGCCTGTTCGAAGCGCAGCGTCAGCGCAGTGTCAAAGCCAAGGCTGCTGCCAAGAAGTCCTGA
- the rpsF gene encoding 30S ribosomal protein S6, which produces MRHYEIIFLVHPDQSEQVGGMVERYTKLIEEDGGKIHRLEDWGRRQLAYAINNVHKAHYVMLNVECTGKALAELEDNFRYNDAVIRNLVIRRDEAVTGQSEMLKAEENRSERRERRDRPEHEGAESADSDDSDNSDNADE; this is translated from the coding sequence ATGCGTCATTACGAAATCATCTTTTTGGTCCACCCGGATCAAAGCGAGCAAGTCGGCGGCATGGTTGAGCGTTACACCAAGCTGATCGAAGAAGACGGCGGCAAAATCCACCGTCTGGAAGATTGGGGCCGTCGTCAACTGGCCTACGCAATCAACAATGTTCACAAGGCTCACTACGTGATGCTGAACGTTGAGTGCACTGGCAAGGCCCTGGCCGAGCTGGAAGACAACTTCCGCTACAACGATGCAGTGATCCGTAACCTGGTCATCCGTCGCGACGAAGCCGTTACCGGCCAGTCCGAGATGCTCAAGGCTGAAGAAAACCGCAGTGAGCGCCGTGAGCGTCGCGACCGTCCTGAGCACGAAGGCGCTGAAAGCGCTGATAGTGATGACAGCGACAACAGCGATAACGCTGACGAGTAA
- the rpsR gene encoding 30S ribosomal protein S18 — MARFFRRRKFCRFTAEDVKEIDYKDLNTLKAYVSETGKIVPSRITGTKARYQRQLATAIKRARFLALLAYTDSHGR, encoded by the coding sequence ATGGCACGTTTCTTCCGTCGTCGTAAATTCTGCCGCTTCACCGCTGAAGACGTGAAAGAGATCGATTACAAAGATCTCAACACTCTGAAAGCCTACGTATCCGAGACCGGCAAAATCGTTCCAAGCCGCATCACCGGTACCAAAGCTCGTTATCAGCGTCAGCTGGCCACCGCTATCAAGCGCGCCCGCTTCCTGGCCCTGCTGGCCTACACCGACAGCCACGGCCGCTGA
- the rplI gene encoding 50S ribosomal protein L9 → MQLILLEKVTNLGNLGDKVNVKAGYGRNYLLPYGKATAATPANLAAFEERRAELEKAAADRKSSAESRAAQLAELEVTITATAGDEGKLFGSIGTHDIADALTASGVEVQKSEVRLPNGTIRNVGEFDVAVHLHAEVEATVRVVVVAA, encoded by the coding sequence ATGCAACTGATCCTTCTGGAAAAAGTCACCAACCTGGGCAACCTGGGTGACAAAGTGAACGTTAAGGCTGGTTACGGTCGTAACTACCTGCTGCCTTACGGCAAAGCTACCGCTGCGACCCCAGCCAACCTGGCTGCGTTCGAAGAGCGTCGTGCTGAGCTGGAAAAAGCAGCAGCAGATCGTAAATCGTCGGCTGAAAGCCGCGCTGCCCAACTGGCCGAGCTGGAAGTGACCATCACTGCCACCGCTGGCGACGAAGGCAAGCTGTTCGGTTCGATCGGTACTCACGACATCGCTGACGCACTGACCGCCTCCGGCGTTGAAGTGCAGAAGAGCGAAGTTCGTCTGCCGAACGGCACCATCCGCAACGTAGGCGAATTCGACGTAGCCGTGCACCTGCACGCCGAAGTTGAAGCCACCGTACGCGTTGTCGTGGTAGCAGCTTAA
- the dnaB gene encoding replicative DNA helicase, with protein MNDISAPEQYDLQTAALKVPPHSIEAEQAVLGGLMLDNNAWERVLDQVSDGDFYRHDHRLIFRAIAKLADQNSPIDVVTLAEQLDKEGQTSQVGGLGYLGELAKNTPSVANIKAYAQIVRQRATLRQLIGISTEIADSAFNPEGRTAEEILDEAERQIFAIAEARPKTGGPVGVNDLLTKAIDRIDTLFNTDNAITGLSTGYTDLDEKTSGLQPADLIIVAGRPSMGKTTFAMNLVENAVLRSDKAVLVYSLEMPGESLIMRMLSSLGRIDQTKVRSGQLEDDDWPRLTSAVNLLNDRKLFIDDTAGISPSEMRARTRRLAREHGEIGLIMIDYLQLMQIPGSGGDNRTNEISEISRSLKALAKEFNCPVVALSQLNRSLEQRPNKRPINSDLRESGAIEQDADVIMFVYRDEVYHPETEHKGIAEIIIGKQRNGPIGFIRLAFIGKYTRFENLAPGSYNFDDDE; from the coding sequence ATGAACGATATCTCCGCTCCTGAGCAATACGATCTGCAAACCGCCGCGCTGAAAGTGCCGCCGCATTCCATCGAAGCCGAACAGGCTGTACTCGGTGGTCTGATGCTGGACAACAACGCATGGGAGCGTGTGCTCGATCAAGTCTCCGACGGCGATTTCTATCGACATGACCACCGCCTGATCTTCCGTGCGATCGCCAAACTGGCCGATCAGAACTCCCCGATTGACGTCGTGACCCTTGCCGAACAACTGGACAAGGAAGGTCAGACGTCTCAGGTGGGTGGCCTCGGTTACCTTGGCGAACTGGCGAAAAACACGCCGTCCGTCGCCAACATCAAGGCTTATGCGCAGATCGTCCGTCAGCGCGCGACGTTGCGCCAACTGATCGGCATCAGCACCGAGATCGCCGACAGCGCCTTCAACCCGGAAGGTCGCACTGCCGAGGAGATCCTCGACGAAGCGGAACGCCAGATCTTCGCGATTGCCGAGGCCCGGCCGAAAACCGGTGGCCCGGTGGGTGTGAATGATTTGCTGACCAAGGCCATCGATCGCATCGACACGCTGTTCAACACTGACAACGCCATTACCGGCCTGTCCACTGGCTACACCGACCTTGATGAAAAGACCAGCGGCCTGCAGCCGGCTGACTTGATCATCGTCGCCGGTCGTCCGTCGATGGGTAAAACCACCTTCGCGATGAACCTGGTGGAAAACGCCGTACTGCGTAGCGACAAGGCTGTTCTGGTGTATTCCCTCGAGATGCCAGGCGAATCGCTGATCATGCGTATGCTGTCGTCCCTCGGTCGGATCGATCAGACCAAGGTGCGTTCCGGTCAGTTGGAAGATGACGACTGGCCGCGCCTGACCTCGGCGGTGAACCTGCTCAATGACCGCAAGCTGTTCATCGACGACACCGCCGGTATCAGCCCGTCGGAAATGCGTGCGCGCACCCGGCGTCTGGCGCGTGAGCACGGTGAGATCGGCCTGATCATGATCGACTACCTTCAGTTGATGCAGATTCCAGGTTCCGGCGGCGACAACCGAACCAACGAGATTTCTGAAATCTCGCGTTCCTTGAAAGCCTTGGCCAAGGAGTTCAACTGCCCGGTGGTGGCGCTGTCCCAGCTCAACCGCTCCCTCGAGCAGCGGCCGAACAAACGGCCGATCAACTCCGACCTCCGGGAATCCGGAGCGATCGAGCAGGACGCCGACGTGATCATGTTCGTTTACCGCGACGAGGTGTATCACCCGGAAACCGAGCACAAAGGCATCGCCGAAATCATCATCGGCAAGCAGCGGAACGGGCCGATCGGCTTTATCCGCCTGGCGTTCATCGGCAAGTACACTCGCTTCGAGAACCTGGCGCCGGGTAGCTATAACTTCGACGACGACGAGTAA
- a CDS encoding YgiQ family radical SAM protein — protein MQAAKPLFDYPKYWAECFGPAPFLPMSREEMDQLGWDSCDIIIVTGDAYVDHPSFGMAIIGRLLESQGFRVGIIAQPNWQSKDDFMKLGEPNLFFGVAAGNMDSMINRYTADKKIRSDDAYTPGGLAGKRPDRASLVYSQRCKEAYKHVPIVLGGIEASLRRIAHYDYWQDRVRNSILIDACADILLYGNAERAIVEVAQRLSFGHKIEDITDVRGTAFIRRDTPKDWYEVDSTRIDRPGKIDKIINPYVNTQDTQACAIEQEKGPVEDPQEAKVVQILASPRMTRDKTVIRLPSVEKVRGDAVLYAHANRVLHLETNPGNARALVQKHGEVDVWFNPPPIPMTTEEMDYVFGMPYARIPHPAYGKEKIPAYDMIRFSVNIMRGCFGGCTFCSITEHEGRIIQNRSHESIIREIEEIRDKVPGFTGVISDLGGPTANMYRIACKSPEIESACRKPSCVFPGICPNLNTDHSALIQLYRSARELPGVKKILIASGLRYDLAVESPEYVKELVTHHVGGYLKIAPEHTEEGPLNQMMKPGIGSYDKFKRMFEKYSKEAGKEQYLIPYFIAAHPGTTDEDMMNLALWLKGNGFRADQVQAFYPSPMATATAMYHSGKNPLRKVTYKSDAVTIVKSEEQRRLHKAFLRYHDPKGWPMLREALTRMGRADLIGPGKNQLIPLHQPSTDSYQSARRKNSTPAGSHKVAGEKTTKILTQHTGLPPRASDGGNPWDKREQAKAAAFARNQQAAKERKDAAKGKGPKPTRKPVVPR, from the coding sequence ATGCAAGCAGCCAAGCCGTTATTTGACTATCCCAAGTACTGGGCCGAATGTTTCGGGCCAGCGCCGTTCCTGCCCATGAGCAGGGAGGAGATGGATCAGCTCGGCTGGGATTCCTGCGACATCATCATCGTCACCGGTGATGCCTACGTCGATCACCCGTCGTTCGGCATGGCGATCATCGGCCGGCTGCTGGAGTCCCAGGGCTTCCGCGTCGGGATCATTGCCCAGCCAAACTGGCAGTCCAAAGACGATTTCATGAAGCTCGGCGAGCCGAACCTGTTCTTCGGTGTCGCGGCCGGCAACATGGACTCGATGATCAACCGCTACACCGCGGACAAGAAAATCCGTTCCGACGATGCCTATACGCCGGGTGGCCTGGCCGGCAAGCGGCCGGACCGCGCCAGCCTGGTCTACAGCCAGCGCTGCAAGGAAGCCTACAAGCACGTGCCGATCGTACTCGGCGGTATCGAAGCATCCCTGCGCCGCATCGCGCATTACGATTACTGGCAAGACCGTGTCCGCAATTCGATCCTGATCGACGCCTGCGCCGACATCCTGCTTTATGGCAACGCCGAGCGAGCAATCGTTGAAGTCGCCCAGCGTCTGTCGTTCGGTCACAAGATCGAAGACATCACCGACGTGCGCGGCACCGCGTTCATTCGTCGTGACACGCCGAAAGACTGGTATGAAGTCGACTCCACACGCATCGACCGTCCGGGCAAGATCGACAAGATCATCAACCCGTACGTGAATACCCAGGACACCCAGGCCTGCGCCATCGAGCAGGAAAAGGGGCCGGTCGAGGATCCGCAGGAAGCCAAGGTCGTACAGATCCTGGCCAGCCCGCGCATGACCCGCGACAAGACCGTGATCCGCTTGCCGTCGGTTGAAAAAGTCCGTGGCGATGCGGTGCTTTATGCCCACGCCAACCGCGTATTGCACCTGGAAACCAACCCGGGCAACGCCCGTGCGCTGGTGCAGAAGCACGGCGAAGTCGACGTCTGGTTCAACCCGCCACCGATTCCGATGACCACCGAAGAAATGGACTACGTGTTCGGCATGCCTTATGCGCGCATTCCGCACCCGGCGTATGGCAAGGAGAAGATCCCGGCCTACGACATGATCCGCTTCTCGGTGAATATCATGCGTGGCTGCTTCGGCGGCTGCACCTTCTGCTCGATCACCGAGCACGAAGGCCGGATCATCCAGAACCGTTCCCACGAGTCGATCATTCGCGAAATCGAAGAGATTCGTGACAAGGTCCCGGGCTTTACCGGCGTGATCTCCGACCTCGGCGGCCCGACTGCGAACATGTACCGCATCGCCTGCAAGAGCCCGGAAATCGAATCCGCGTGCCGCAAGCCATCGTGCGTGTTCCCTGGTATCTGTCCGAACCTGAACACTGACCACTCGGCGCTGATCCAGCTGTACCGCAGCGCCCGTGAGTTGCCGGGCGTGAAGAAGATCCTGATCGCTTCCGGCCTGCGCTATGACCTGGCGGTCGAGTCACCGGAGTACGTTAAAGAGTTGGTGACCCACCACGTCGGTGGTTACCTGAAGATCGCCCCGGAACACACCGAGGAAGGTCCGCTCAACCAGATGATGAAACCGGGCATCGGCAGCTATGACAAGTTCAAGCGCATGTTCGAGAAGTACTCCAAGGAAGCGGGCAAGGAGCAGTACCTGATTCCGTACTTCATCGCCGCCCACCCGGGCACCACCGATGAAGACATGATGAACCTGGCCCTGTGGCTCAAGGGTAACGGCTTCCGTGCCGACCAGGTGCAGGCGTTCTACCCGTCGCCGATGGCCACCGCCACCGCGATGTACCACTCGGGCAAGAACCCGCTGCGCAAGGTCACCTACAAGAGTGACGCGGTGACCATCGTCAAGAGCGAAGAGCAGCGTCGTCTGCACAAGGCGTTCTTGCGTTATCACGACCCGAAAGGCTGGCCGATGCTGCGTGAGGCACTGACCCGCATGGGCCGCGCCGACCTGATCGGGCCGGGCAAGAACCAGTTGATTCCTTTGCACCAGCCGTCGACTGACAGCTATCAGAGCGCCCGTCGCAAGAATTCGACGCCGGCCGGCAGCCACAAGGTTGCAGGGGAAAAGACCACCAAGATCCTGACCCAGCATACCGGCCTGCCGCCGCGTGCCAGCGATGGCGGCAACCCGTGGGACAAGCGCGAACAGGCCAAGGCTGCGGCGTTCGCCCGCAACCAGCAGGCGGCCAAGGAGCGCAAGGACGCGGCCAAAGGCAAGGGACCAAAGCCGACCCGCAAACCGGTCGTGCCGCGCTAA
- a CDS encoding transglutaminase family protein, with product MSIHVALHHITHYRYDRAVELGPQIVRLRPAAHSRTRILSYALKVSPEQHFINWQQDPQGNYLARLVFPEKTEELRIEVDLLAEMAIFNPFDFFLEPYAEKIPFAYAADERKELAPYLETLPLTPKFKAYLDGIDRTPLPAVDFLVALNQRLSEDIDYLIRMEPGVQTPEHTLEQASGSCRDSAWLLVQLLRNLGLAARFVSGYLIQLTADVKSLDGPSGTEVDFTDLHAWCEVYLPGAGWIGLDATSGLFAGEGHIPLACSPDPSSAAPISGLVEPCECEFSHEMSVERIWEAPRVTKPYTDDQWLAIQSLGRQIDADLLEGDVRLTMGGEPTFVSIDDPDGAEWNTAALGPDKRRLSAELFQRMRKHYAPQGLVHFGQGKWYPGEQLPRWSLNCYWRRDGVPIWHNSALIADEQEDYGADGALAGRFLASVAERLKIPTRFVFPAYEDNFYYLWREGMLPQNVSAEDSRLEEPLERERLRKVFSQGLDKVIGQVLPLARNAKGDQWQSGRWYLRDEHCRLVPGDSPLGYRLPLGSQPWVKTAEYPFIHPQDPNQDFPPLPDTAQLQSQSEAAEVQERAPKIDESADWLTRTAFCAEAREGRLYLFMPPLERVEDYLELVAAIEATAQELMCPVLLEGYEPPSDPRLSNFRITPDPGVIEVNVQPSATWDELVERTEFLYEEARQTRLTTEKFMIDGRHTGTGGGNHFVLGGATPGDSPFLRRPDLLRSLISYWHNHPSLSYLFSGLFIGPTSQAPRVDEARNDALYELEIAFAQMPEAGEECPPWLVDRLLRNLLIDVTGNTHRAEFCIDKLYSPDGATGRLGLLELRAFEMPPHARMSLAQQLLLRALVARFWREPYAPPKLARWGTELHDRFLLPHFIEQDFADVIVDLNAAGYPVRAEWFAAHLEFRFPKVGDYTVSGIALELRQALEPWHVLGEEGAMGGTVRYVDSSLERLQVKLSGLPPQRYLLTCNGIPVPLQPTGRIGEFVAGVRFRAWQPANCLQPTIPVHAPLVFDLLDTWMQRSLGGCQYHVAHPGGRNYDSLPVNANEAESRRMARFFRIGHTPGKLPVPNLEISDELPMTLDLRRF from the coding sequence GTGTCGATTCATGTCGCATTGCACCACATCACGCATTACCGCTATGACCGCGCTGTCGAGCTCGGCCCGCAGATCGTTCGCCTGCGTCCCGCCGCCCACAGCCGCACGCGGATTCTGTCCTATGCGTTGAAAGTTTCCCCCGAACAGCACTTCATCAACTGGCAGCAGGACCCTCAGGGCAATTACCTGGCGCGGCTGGTGTTCCCGGAGAAAACCGAGGAGTTGCGAATCGAGGTCGATCTGCTGGCAGAAATGGCGATCTTCAATCCGTTCGACTTCTTCCTCGAACCCTACGCGGAAAAGATCCCCTTCGCCTATGCCGCGGATGAGCGCAAGGAGCTGGCGCCGTACCTGGAAACCCTTCCCCTGACGCCGAAGTTCAAGGCCTACCTGGACGGCATCGACCGTACACCGTTGCCCGCCGTGGACTTTCTCGTCGCACTCAACCAGCGTTTGAGCGAAGACATCGATTACCTGATCCGCATGGAGCCCGGCGTACAAACACCTGAACACACCCTCGAGCAGGCCTCCGGGTCGTGCCGCGACTCCGCTTGGTTGCTGGTGCAACTGCTGCGCAACCTGGGGCTGGCGGCGCGTTTTGTGTCGGGCTACCTGATCCAGCTGACCGCCGACGTCAAAAGTCTCGACGGTCCGTCCGGCACCGAAGTGGATTTCACCGACCTGCACGCCTGGTGCGAGGTGTACCTGCCCGGCGCCGGCTGGATCGGCCTGGATGCGACCTCCGGGCTGTTTGCCGGTGAAGGACACATTCCGTTGGCCTGTAGTCCCGATCCGTCCTCTGCGGCGCCGATCAGTGGCCTGGTTGAACCCTGCGAGTGCGAGTTCAGCCACGAAATGTCCGTGGAGAGGATTTGGGAGGCACCACGGGTCACCAAGCCCTACACCGACGACCAGTGGCTGGCGATCCAGTCACTGGGCCGGCAGATCGATGCCGACTTGCTGGAGGGTGATGTGCGCCTGACCATGGGCGGCGAGCCGACCTTTGTGTCCATTGATGACCCGGACGGCGCCGAGTGGAATACCGCGGCACTGGGGCCGGATAAACGGCGGTTGTCCGCCGAACTGTTCCAGCGCATGCGCAAGCACTACGCGCCCCAGGGGCTGGTGCATTTCGGGCAGGGCAAGTGGTACCCCGGCGAGCAACTGCCGCGCTGGTCGCTCAATTGCTACTGGCGCCGTGACGGCGTGCCGATCTGGCACAACAGCGCGCTGATCGCCGACGAGCAGGAAGACTATGGTGCCGACGGAGCGCTGGCCGGGCGTTTTCTGGCGAGTGTCGCCGAACGCCTGAAGATTCCGACACGCTTTGTGTTCCCAGCCTACGAAGACAATTTCTATTACCTCTGGCGCGAAGGAATGCTGCCGCAAAACGTCAGCGCCGAAGACTCGCGTCTGGAAGAGCCTTTGGAGCGTGAGCGCCTGCGCAAGGTTTTCAGTCAAGGTTTGGACAAGGTCATCGGCCAGGTCCTGCCGCTGGCGCGCAACGCCAAGGGCGACCAATGGCAGAGCGGCCGCTGGTATCTGCGCGACGAGCACTGCCGACTGGTGCCGGGAGACTCGCCGCTGGGTTATCGCTTGCCGCTGGGTTCGCAGCCTTGGGTGAAAACGGCGGAATATCCGTTCATCCATCCGCAGGACCCGAATCAAGACTTCCCGCCGCTGCCCGACACCGCGCAACTGCAAAGCCAAAGCGAAGCTGCCGAGGTACAAGAGCGCGCACCGAAGATCGACGAATCCGCCGACTGGCTGACCCGTACCGCCTTCTGCGCCGAGGCGCGGGAAGGCCGGTTGTATCTGTTCATGCCGCCGCTGGAGCGGGTCGAGGATTACCTCGAACTGGTCGCTGCCATCGAAGCCACCGCGCAGGAGCTGATGTGCCCGGTGTTGCTGGAGGGCTATGAGCCGCCGAGCGATCCACGTCTGAGCAACTTCCGCATCACCCCGGATCCGGGGGTGATCGAGGTCAACGTGCAGCCGTCCGCGACCTGGGATGAATTGGTCGAGCGCACCGAATTCCTCTACGAAGAAGCGCGCCAGACCCGGCTGACCACCGAGAAATTCATGATCGACGGCCGGCATACCGGCACGGGCGGCGGTAACCATTTCGTGCTGGGTGGCGCAACACCGGGGGACTCACCGTTTCTGCGTCGCCCGGATCTGCTGCGTAGCCTGATCAGCTACTGGCATAACCATCCGTCCTTGTCCTACCTGTTTTCCGGATTGTTCATTGGTCCGACGTCCCAGGCGCCGCGGGTCGACGAAGCGCGCAACGATGCCTTGTACGAACTGGAGATCGCTTTCGCGCAGATGCCTGAAGCGGGTGAAGAATGTCCGCCATGGCTGGTGGATCGACTGCTGCGCAATCTGCTGATCGATGTGACCGGCAACACCCACCGCGCCGAGTTCTGCATCGACAAGCTCTATTCGCCGGACGGTGCCACCGGGCGCCTCGGATTACTGGAGTTGCGTGCGTTCGAAATGCCGCCCCATGCGCGCATGAGCCTGGCGCAACAATTGTTGCTGCGGGCGCTGGTCGCGCGGTTCTGGCGCGAGCCCTATGCACCGCCGAAACTGGCGCGCTGGGGCACGGAGCTGCACGATCGTTTCCTGTTGCCGCACTTTATCGAGCAAGACTTCGCCGATGTCATCGTCGACCTCAACGCCGCCGGTTATCCGGTGCGGGCCGAATGGTTCGCCGCGCATCTGGAGTTCCGTTTCCCCAAGGTTGGCGACTACACCGTCAGTGGCATTGCGCTGGAGTTGCGCCAGGCGCTCGAGCCCTGGCACGTGCTGGGCGAAGAGGGCGCCATGGGCGGTACGGTGCGTTACGTGGATTCGTCGCTTGAGCGTTTGCAGGTCAAGCTCAGCGGCTTGCCGCCCCAGCGTTATCTGCTGACCTGCAACGGCATTCCGGTGCCATTGCAGCCCACTGGGCGTATAGGCGAATTCGTCGCTGGCGTGAGATTTCGTGCCTGGCAACCGGCTAACTGCCTGCAACCGACCATCCCGGTCCACGCGCCGCTGGTGTTCGACCTGCTCGACACCTGGATGCAGCGCTCGCTGGGCGGTTGTCAGTACCACGTCGCCCATCCGGGCGGGCGCAACTACGACAGCTTGCCGGTGAACGCCAATGAAGCGGAGAGCCGGCGAATGGCGCGCTTCTTCCGCATCGGACACACGCCAGGGAAACTTCCTGTACCCAATCTGGAAATCAGCGACGAGCTGCCGATGACACTCGATTTGCGACGTTTCTAA